TCGTCCAACACAAACTTGTCGATGTACGTCGAGTTCATCAGGTGCAGCGCCCCCATGTATTTCAGGCGAAACGTGACGTAACTGCCTACCTTCAATCCGGCCTCGTTGTCGCCCACATTCAGCACCAGCATGTCGCTGCTGCCGCCGATCACTTCCAGGCGCCCATCCACCGGCTCCAGGTACTGGGGGGAGATGTCCAGGTAGCCCACATCCAGAATGGCGCGGTGGCTGGTTCCCGCACTGCTCTCGCTCTCGGCGGTCACCCCAAACGGGTTCTTGCCCAGCGTGCCGGACGGCGTGGTGGGCTTCTCGGCCAGCTCGATCACCTGCGCGTGTAATTCCAGCACGTCGTCGTGCATTCCAGCGAAGGTGTCCTCGGCCACCAGATCCTGGCCGAAGAACAGCGCCTCACCGATACGGAAGTGGTTGATGGCCTGGGGCAACCCGCCCGCCATTAAGAGTGGGATGGTCACGGTAGTCCCGGCACTGACCCACTGGATGTCCACGTTGTTCTTCAACTCGATAATCTTCTTGTACAGGCCCAACTGGATTAGCTTGTCCTCGCTGGGCATCACGCCGTTCAGGCAGTTCAGGTTGGTGCCGATGCCGATGATTTTAATGTTCGGCAGCTGGAAGACCTGTTCGTAGAACTCGACAATGTCCTCCCGCAGCACGCCCTCGCGCAGATCGCCCATCTCGATCATGATGATGATCAGGTGCTGCCGGTCCTGGCGCACGGCCTCGGCGGAGATGGCGCGGATGGTCTCCAGCTCGGTGTTGAAGCTCACGTCCGCCCACGTCACCAGCTCCTCGATCAGGGCGGAGGCGGGCGGCTTGATGTACACGGTCTGCGCCTCTGGCGCCAGCTCCTTGATGGCCCGCAGGTTGCTGATGCGCGAGTCCAGCAGTTCTAGGCGGCCCAGGCGAATGACCTCGTTCAGAAACAGTTTGTGGCCGCACAGCAGCTTGGTGGTGATGCCCCAGTCGATGTGGTGTCCACCAAGCAGATTTTCAAGAAAATTGAAGTTGGCCTGCAACTTGGGGCGGTCCAGGGTCAGGTAGGCCATTGGGTCACCTCCTCAGATAAAATTGAGACGATTAGGAAAGGGGCCGAGGGCAGCGGAACGCCCTCAACGGGTCAGCCGCATTTCAAGGTATTTGTTGGTAAAGCCCAGCCGCTCGTACAGCTTTTTAGCCGGGTTGTGGGGTTCAACGTGGAGGGCGACGTTGCCCTCCACGCTCGCCAGCACCGTTTCCATCAATTGTTGGCCCAGACCGCGCCCGCGCGTCTTGCCGTGGACGGCAATGTAAACCAGGATGTTTTCAGGGATAAAGCCGCTCATGCCCGTGCGGTTGGTGATCACCGCGCCCAGGATCTTGCCGTCTTCCTCGGCATACGTAACACTGCCGCCGCGTTCCCGTGCGTAGGCAAGACACGCCTGGATGTCTTCCAAGGCGTCCCCGTACTCGTCGAGATGCGTGTGCAGGAATTCGGCCACGCGCTGGCCGTCCTCGGCGCTGAGACTGTCGGCAGCCCCTGAGCCCAGCGTGTGGTTGTTGATGTTCAGGGTTTGAGTGGTCATTCTTCCCCTCCTGTGGCCCTCAGCGTAAGGGCTGGTGTGTCATGGCCGCCCCCATCCCGCTTGAGAAACATTTGACATCGGAGGCGACGCTCTGGGGATCGGCAACACAAGAGGCCGCCCCGCAGCAACAGAGCACCTTAACGCAAATGGGCTGGCCAGTCTGCAAGTCACGGCACGGAGAAAACCCTTGGCGCCGATCTGAAGGCGTTCATAAAGCCTGGCCTGGACCACGGGATAGCAAGCAGACGCCGGCGCCCAGGTCAGGATGTAAGCTCGCTTCTGCAATTACGTCAGCAAATCAAGTCAAAGCCAGAATGGGCTACGGGCTTAATCGACAGTGACGAGGACGAGAACCAGTGGGCAGATTCTCTCCCAGCCCGACGGGCGTGACCCGCTCGCAAACGCTCAGTGCTCGGAACGCTGCGCCCAGAATCTTTCCAGCCTTACGCCGTCCCTGTTCAGCCACACCAGGGCTACCCTCTGACCCACTCCAAAAAGAACGGCGGCCTGCCCGAATCTCCAGGCCAGGTCAGCTGCGAGGCGCAGGCCCAGACCGGGCAGAATCACAGACGGCTCGGCCCACTCACCCTCGCCGTTGACTGCGGGAAGGTGTGGGTGGGAAACGAGCAAGGCGAGCAATTTTTGCTCAGCCCGCCTGTTATCCGCTTCCGATTGAGGTTGTCCTCCCGGATTCCAGGCGGTGACGATGACCCACGTCCCAGCGGCCCAGGACAGCGCGGCGACGCAGGGATGGGTGACAAGCTGGAAGCGCTCACTTCCTGTACCGTAAGTTGCAGCCAGGAACGCGGTCCGCTGCTCCCCCTTCACTGCGTCTAGCGCCCCACAATGGCAGTCTGGTTCAGGATCACACCCTGGCGAAAGCGCAGGACAATGCTGACCTTCTGGCCTGCCTTAAACGTGCCGCCCAGCACCACCCGGTAGCCCGAGCTGCCGCTGAGGATCAGGCTGCCGCTGATCGGTACGGATTTGACCACCTCGCAGCGGGGGGTGCACTTCATCAATCGGGCGCGGCCCAGGCTGCTCCAGACACCCATCAGGTCATCCGGCCTGGACGCATTGACCCGGCCCGTCAGAAGCGCGCCCCCGTAGCTGGGCATCAGCTTAAGATCGGCACTCAGCCCGGCGGGATTTTGGGCTGCCGCGCCTGGCAACAGCAGCAGGGCCGCCAGCACTGCCGCTCTGGGCGTCATTCCTCACCGCCTGATTCATCGGTCTCCGCACCAATGGGCTCAGCGCTGTCTACCTCGGTCTTCATTACCTCGCGCAAGACACTGGTGGCAAAGCTGCCCTTGGGGAGGGTGAAGGCCAGGGTGTAGCCATCCTCCTGCGGGGTCACACTGACCTCTTCAGGGAACACCCGCGTCAGGCGGCGGTCGCCGCGCCGGGAGGCGAACACCCCCGGCGTCAGGTCGAAGTGGGCCAGCGCCTCGGCCTCCAGCGCTCCGGCGTCCAGGGTTAGGGGTTTGGTCTTCTTGCCGAACAGGGTGCCGGTGGCGCTGACCTCGCCCCGCGCGGCGCGGGGTGACTCGACGGCGGCATCCTCCACCAGGAAGACGCCGCCCGTATCGTGCTTCTTGGCCATGTCGCCCGCGAGGAGCGAGGCAAAGACGCCGCGTTCCAGGCGCAGGCTAAGGAAAGTGTTGAACACGGCGCTCTGCACGCTGGAAACCAGAAAGCGGCGCACACGCGGGTCACGCAGGCGCGATTCGCCGCGCAGCACACGCAACCCCTCCTCGGCATTCAGGCCGCCCAGGCCAAAGCGCTGTGGACCAAAGTAGTTGGGCACGCCCTGGGCGCTGAGGGTGTTCAGTGTGGACTCGGCCGCAGACGCGCCGCCCGCCGCATCTCGCACGCGAACCACAAAGCGGTTGCCGCGCAGGTGGCCCATGCCCAGTTTGTTGCCGTGGCGGGTGGTGTCCAGAATCCGCACGCCGTCCACAGCGAACTCGCTCAGCCGCCGCTCGTATTTGGCGGGCACACTGATCCATTGCGTGGTGACCGCATGCCGATCTTTCAGGCCCGCCACGCCGATATCGCGGTCACGCACCCCTAATTGGGTGCCCAGTTCGCGCAGGACATGGGCGGTGGTGTGTCCGGTCTTTTCCAGGTGCAGGTACAGGTGATCGCCGTCGCCGGAGAGCGGGTAGGCCCCGACCTCCTCTACCCGGAAATCCTGAGGCTCCTGACGCAACCGCCCGCCGGTTCCCACGTCTTCCGTCAACGCCCGCAGGGCCGCCCATCCAAACACCAGACTCACGATGTCGCCCAGCCTATCCCGGCTTCCTGCGGCGGGCGTGAGAGGCCAGGGGATGCGGGCGTCCTCAGTTCAGCACGCGCCCGTCGGCGCGTCCCAGCGGGGTCCAGTCGGCGCGGAACAGGTGGGCGTCCGGCGACTTGTCAGGGCCGTACCACACCCGCACGCCGCTGTCGCGCTCGCCCACGGGCAGGAGCGCTTCCTGACCGGCGCGCAGCTCGGACAGCACCTGACCGTCGGGGCCGCGCACGCGGTACCACGCGTTGATTCCTGCGGGGGACCAGCCCGCCAGCCGCAGCGGACGCGGGGAGATGTTCTTCAGGTGCGCGCCCTGCTCGCTGAGGGTCACGCTCAGGTCCGGCCACTCCGGGGTCACGGTGGGGTGCCAGCGCGTCTGGAAATTCAACGGGGGCTGGGGCGCCCTGGCAGGTACACCGCCTGCCGGGTACAACGCGGTCCCCAGCAGCCCAGCCAGGCCTGCCAGCAGCGCACACATGGCCGCCACGAAGGCCAGCGGCTCGGAATGCTCCCCCTGCAGCACGCTGAGAGCCAGCACCGCACCTACCAGGACAGAGACCAGTGGCCACGCGGGCGAGGGACGTCTGGAGACACGGCGGTACGGCAGTGGCCAGAATTCAGCCAGCAGCAGCGCCGCCGCGCCCAGACCAAACAGCGCGGGCACGTCCAGCGTGGGCGTCAGCAGCAGTAGCGCCAGCCCGGGCACAGCCCACCAAGCCACGCGTGGCAGGTAGCCCAGCCGGGCCTCGCGCCCCACCCGCACCAGCCACTGCAGCGCGATCAGGCCAAGGAACAGGGCATACACGCCCGTGACCTCCGTCAGTGGGGTCAGCTCCAGCAGCGAGCCGAAGCCGCCCAGTCCGGCCTGTAGAACCTCCAACTCTCGCACGTCTCCTCTCCTCGTGGGTGGCCCGGCCCGCCGCCAGCCCGGCCCAAAGTATCCCCCAGGGGCGGGCTGGAATGGAAGATTGGCAGAAGATGGGGTGGGACGACGAAGGGGTCCGAACAGACGACATTGCAGAAGTCATGGACAGCACGCCGGAAACACCCTCGCCTCTTGCCAGCCAGAAATCCACCCCAGGATCAATGCGGCAGGACACAGCGGTGAGTCACAGCGGTGGCTCCTTCTTGTGGCGTCCCAGCCGGGACACGGGAGCAGCCGGAACGGTGGACCGCTGCGTCCCCTTCTCCGGAGATTCCTTCCCCTCCGTGGGTGACCGAACAGCGGAAGGCTCAGGCGACACGGGCGCCACCTGCCCGTTCAGGGACGATCCAGCCGGGGTCACCACGCCGGGCTGACCGTGGCGCTCAATCTCGAAGGCCAGGTGACCGATCTCGTCACGCAGGATGCCCTCCCAGGCCGTCCTGACCGCATTCAGACTGCCCGGCATGGCGAAGATGGCCGAACCTCGGCACAGTCCGCCCAGCGCCCGCGACAGCATGGCCGCGCCGCCCACCTGTTGGTAGCTGAGCATGCGGAACAGTTCGCCGAAGCCAGGGATGGCTTTAGTCAGCATGGATTCCACCACTGGGACGGTCACGTCGCGCCCGGTCAGGCCGGTGCCCCCGGAGGTCAGCACCACCGTCGCCTCGCGCACGAACTGCACCAGCGCGGTGCGGATCTCCACGGCGTCGTCCCTGACCACGCGGTACTGCGCCACATGGTGCCCCGCCGCCTTCAGCTCGGCCAGCAGATACTGACCGCTGGTGTCGGTCTCTGGGGTGCGTGTGTCGCTGATGGTCAGCACGGCCACGCGCACATGGCGCGGCGCGGCGGCGCGGTGCTGCTGGGAAGCAGGCTGCTGGGAGGCGTCCGTCATGGGTTCACGATACCGTCGCCACGCTGGGTTAGGCCCATTGACGGGGATTCGACCTCGCCAGCGCCTAAACTCCGCTCCCTCAGCGCCCGGCGCTCAGCACGTTGCGCGCCCGCTCGGGCAGCAGCGCGCGGTCCGAACGCTTCAGGTCTGCCCGTGGGCGCCGCAGGTACAGCGACAGATACATGCCCGCCTGCTGCGCCAGGAACTCGCGGTAGCCGTTCTCCTGGCCGCTGCGGACGCATTCCAGGGCCAGCAGGTCCAGCTGTCCTTCCAGCCGTTGCAACGCCAGGTAGCGGGCCGCGTTGGCCCCACTGTCACCCAGGGTGTCGGGCAGGGCACTCAGCTGTTCGGGCTGGGCCATCAGGACGCGGGCAGCCCGTATGACGTTGGGGTCTTCCAGGGTCAGGCAGCAGGCGCGGCACGGCTGCTCCTGGCTGGCCTCGCCGCAGACCGGACAGGGCCGCCAGCCCTGCTCCTCTCGCCACCGGCGTGAGCGGGTGATGGCCTCGGCCGCGCGCAGGGCGGCGGGACGCAAGTCCTCCCCCACCTCCCGCACCAGCTCGCGGGCACGGGCGCGGTCCGGGGCCGGCAAGGGCGGCGGCGCAGGAGCCATCACCGGCTCGCGCACACTGCCCACGCTGAAGCGGATATCGCTCAGGGGTGCGTCGGGAAGCAGGGCGTTCAGGGCCTTGAGAAAATGATGGCGCTGCATGCTCAGGTGATGGGCGGCGGCGCTGTCGCGCACATCCACGAACAGGACGCTGCCCTGCTGGGTGCGTGCCCGGGTGATCCGCGCAATCTCGGGACCCACTGCCCCCGGCCACGCCAGAATCGCCCGTGCCCGTCCGATCCCCTTGGCGATGCGCGCCGTGCCCAGCGTCGCACCCATCAGCTCTCCCAGACCACGCGGCCCGCTCAGACGGCGGCCCCGGTTGTAGCGTTCTCGGTTGTATCGGTCCCAGGCCATCAACGCACCTCCAGTGGCAGAGCGGCCAGCTCATCTTCTGCCGAGTCGTCCGCCTCCAGCTCGGTCAGAGGGGGCACGTCCACCGGCGTGAACCGTCCGGACTGCGCCCAGAACTGCGCCGACGCACCGGGCGGACGTTCGGTGCCGGTCACGATGGCCTGCGGCACGCCCGCCGCCAGCTCCAGCAGAAAGGCCCGGCGTCCGGGATCCAGCTCGGCGCTGAAATCATCGATAAGCAAGATGGGCTGTTCACCAAAACGCTCGGCCAGCAGTTCCAATTCGGCGCGGCGCAGGGCAAGGGCCACGGTGCGGCCCTCGCCCCGGCTGGCATACTCGCTGGCAGGAAAGCCGCCCAGGGTCAGCACCAGATCGTCGCGGTGCGGACCACTGACCGTGGAACCGCGCGCCAGCTCCTCGGCCCGGCGCCCAGCCAAATCGGCGGCGTAGGTTTCGGGCGTGGTGGTTTCCAGCAGGGTCAGTTCCAGCGTCTTGCGGCTGCCCAGCGCGGCGTTGGCCGCTGTCGCCAGTTCGCTCAGGCGGGTCAGGGCCCGGCGGCGAAAGGCGATGATCTCGGTCCCCAGCTTCACCAGCGCGTCGTCCCACACCGACATCGCCCACTCCTCGCCACCCTTGAGGGCCGCGTTGCGCTGTGACACCGTGCGCTCGTAGCGGCCCAGCTGCTGGCCGTAGCGGGCGCTCAGGCGCGACAGCAACGAATCCAGGTAGGCGCGGCGCAGGCTGGGCGAGCCGAACACCAGTTCGGAATCCTCCGGGCGGATCCACACCGCGCTGCCGCGGGGCAGGTCGCCTGCGCGAACGCGCACGCCGTCTACCTTGAGCTGCCGCCGCCCGCGCCCCAGGCCCACCTCCTGCACACTCAGGCTGCCTCCCGACTCCAGATCGGCGCGCACGTAGGCCTCGCGCTCACCGGACTGCACCAGCTGTTCCAGGCGGCCCACGTCGGTCTGACCCGTCAGGGCCAGGAAGATGGCCTCCAGCAGATTGGTCTTGCCTGCCCCGTTCTCGCCAAACACGCCGGTCACGCCCGCTCCAAAGCACAGCGTGCACGGCGCGAGGTTGCGGTAATTCAAAGTTGAGAGGGACTCCAGGCGCACAGGGTTCATTCTAAGCCGGACGGGCGCGGGCTTCTGTGGCATGGAGCGGGGATGGGCACGGTCTAAAGCTGGCAAGCGCTGAAGATGGGCGTGGTCCCCGCAACGTGATCCGCTTTAATGTGCAGCTTGTTACACTGCACACATGCGGCGACAGCCCGAATATGCCCTGGCCCTGATTCGCGTGGCGGTCGGCATGGTGTTCGCCTGGCACGGCTTTCACAAGATTTTTGAGCTGGGGCTGGGGAATGTCACGGCAGCCTACCAGCTGTCGGGCGTGCCCCTTCCCCTGCTGTTCGCGCCGCTGGCGGCCGTGCTGGAACTGGTGGGCGGGCCGCTGCTGGCGCTGGGTCTGGGCGCACGCGGACTGGCCGGGACGCTGGCCCTGATCACGGCTAGTGTGACCCTGGCACCGTTGCTGTCTGGGCGCCTCAGCCTGGCGGCACTGGAAGTTCCACTGCTGCTGCTCGTGGGCAGTCTGGCCGTCATGGTGGGCGGGCCAGGCTCCCCGGCGCTCAAGGACCGGAGCGGCGCGGTCCGGCCCCCGGTCCGCGTAGCCGGCAGAAAAAGAGGCTGACGGCAACCCGGTCAGCCTCCCTGATGTGGCAGAGTGACTCAGCGCAGCGGGTTGCCCGCCTCATCCACCACCCGCACGTTCTGGTACTTGCCTTCCACGCGCACGATAGTCCACGGGCTGGTGATGGCCTGCGTCGTGATGGCCCCCGCCTGCGGCGCACGGAGCCGCGCAACAAGGGTCAGGGTACCGCCTGACGCGCTGGCCCCGGTGATGGTTACACCGTAGCCGCCGGTGGCACGCTGGCCCAGAAACACGCCGACCAGGGTGGCGTTGCCGGGATCAGGTGGGGTGGGTGCGCCGGTCTGACGCGAATAGGCCTGCGCATACAGGGAGGCAGCCTCGGCGGGTGTGGCGGCCACAGTGACGGTAGGTTCAGTGACGCCCGACTGGGTGCCGCTGACGAGTTCGGTGAAGTTCACGCGCGCTCCTGTAGCCACCTGGGCGGGAGAGGACGGCAGAGGATTCAGAGATCCAGTTGACGGCGGAAGCCCTGCCGCGACGGTGACGACATTCGGCAGCACGTAGAGCGCGGTACGGCGGTACTCGGTGGGCCTGGGTTCCACCGCCAGCGGAGCGTCGGCGGCAGGCACATCGGCCAGCACGCCTACCGCTAGTGGCCCCTGACCCAGCAGCGCCGCACTGAGCACGCTCGCTTCCTCGGACGTCAGCTGCCCGGCCCCCTGAAGCCCGTTCACGGCGCTGGACCCCACCGTTCCACTCAGACCGCTCAGCTTGCTCCAGTTCTGCCCATCCGTGTAGTACACCGCGCTGAGGCCACCAGGGGTGACCACGTCGAACGAACCGTTGGTGCGGCGGGTAACGTTCAACGGGGCGGCGATGGTGGAGGTGGGCTGGCGGTAGGTGGCCTTGCCAGCCACGCTGAGGCTCCCGGGAGTGGCCACCGAGTCCTCTATCTGGGATCGGAGTTCCACGGTCTGGCCGCCCAGCTTCAGGCTGCCTGCCGCGCCACCCGTCAACGAGCCGTAGACCCATACGATGCGCTCCTGCGCGCCGCCGTACAGCAGCGCTTCATGGACCCGCAGATTACTGGGACCGGTCATGGTACAGGCGCTGAACAGACCCGCGCTCAGGAGAAGGACGGGCAGGAGGGATTTCTTCATGCTCCCAGCTTAGGCAGCGCGTCTGATGACACCCTGAACGCGGCCTTGGGCAAATGCACATGCGGCCCAGTGGCCCGCAGAAGAGGAAATTTAGCGCTGGGGCACGCCCGTCATCAGCTCGCGGGCGTGCCCCAGCGCAGCCTCGGAAGTGTTGCCGCCCAGCATGCGGGCAATCTCCTCCAGGCGTTCATCTGGCGACAGGGGCCGCACACGGCTGACGGTGCGTCCCGCCTCCACCGCCTTTTCCACCTTGAAGTGGTGGTCTGCGCGGGCGGCGATCTGGGCCAGGTGGGTCACCACCATGACCTGACGGCTGCGGGCCAGACGGTACAACTGCTCGGCTACAGCCAGCGCCGCGCCACCGCCAATCCCGGCGTCCACCTCGTCGAAGACCACGGCAGGGGTATCTGCGCCCAGCACGGTGCTGATCGCCAGCATCACGCGCGACAGCTCCCCCCCGGAGGCCACGTCCGAGAGCGGGGCCAGATCCTCGCCGGGGTTGGCGGTGAACTGAATGGTCACGTCGCTGAGGCCGTACAGGGCCGGTTCGGACAGTGGGGACAGCTGGAATTCCAGGCGGGCGTGCGGCATGCCGAGTTCGCGAATCACCGCCACCAGTTCCGCGGCCAGCGGCGCGGCGCGTTCCCTGCGGGCGCTATCCAGCGCGGCGCCAACCCGGCGCAGCTCCTCCAGCAAGGCCTCCACGTCGGCATCCAGGGTTCCGGCATCCTGCTCGTCACGGGTCAGGACTCTTAGCTCCTCCTCCACCCCGGCCTGAAATTCCAGCACATCCTCCAACGTGGGGCCATACTTGGTCCGCAGCTTGCCCAGCGCGCCCAGACGGCCCTCCACGCGGGCCAGTTCCTCGGGGTCCGCCGCCCCGTCCTCGGCCACCGCGCGCAGCTCGCCGGACACGGCCTGCAGGCTGTCCAGGGCCGCACGCAGTTCCTGCTGCAACGCGGCGCTCGCTTCGTCGTAACGGGCGCTGGCATTCAGGGCGCGCACCGCCTCGCCCAGAAAGCCCAGCGCGTTCTCATCGCCGTCCGAGATCAAGGTTAGAGCCCCCGCCGCGCTCTGGGCAATGGTTTCCAGGTTGGCGAGGCGGTTCAGCTCGGCCTGCAGGGGCTCTTCCTCGCCGGGCAGGGGGGCCACCTCGGCGATCTCGCGGGCCTGGAAGGTCAGCAGGTCCAGTTGCCGGGCGCGTTCGCGCTCACCGGTGCGCAGCCGCTCCAGCCGGGCCCGGGCTTCCTGCCACTCGCGGTAAGCATGGGTATAGGCGGCGCTGTGATCGGGCAGGCCCCGGTCCAGCAGGGCGCGCTGGTTGGCCGGTCCCAGCAGACTGACCGCGCTGTGCTGCCAGTGGATCGTCAGACGGGTCTGCGCCCATTCCTGCAATTCGCGCACGCTGACCACCTCACCGTCCAGCCGGGCTACGCCGCGCCCCTGGGTCGCCAGACGTCGGCTGGCGCTGCGCTGATCGCCACTGGTCTGATCGGCACTGCTGAGGCCCACCTCCTCATTCCAGAAGCCCGTAACCAGCAGATCATTCTCGCCGGTCCGGATCAGGTCTGTGTTCGCCCGTGAGCCCAGCAGCAGCCCCAGCGCGTCCACGATGATGCTCTTGCCTGCGCCCGTCTCGCCGGTAAAGACGCTCAGGCCGCCAGCAAAGTCCAGTTCCAGTTCACGAATGGTGGCGAGGTTACGGACCTCCAGCCGGGCCAGCGCGGGGCCAGCAAGGGCCGCCGGAGCCGATGTGGGCGGCCTGGACAGAGTGGCAGTTTTCTCAGCGCGCGGGGCGCGGGCCTTGCGGGTCATCCTGCGCAGTTTAGAACTTTAGTGGGCGGGGGTTTCGGAGTGTGAGGCCGGGCAGCTTTCCTACCCCTGAGGTCGCGCGCCGAAGTAGACCGGCAGATCAGGCGCGCCGGAGGCAAATTCTCACCAACCATGAATCTTCCGTTACATTTCCCCCACGTTGCCCCTCACCGTGCGCGGCACAATGGCAACATTGTCCGTGCCGCCCCGCGGCGACGGACGCAAAGGAGTTCACCATGTCCATGAAATACGAATCCACCGGCGGCGTCAGCAAACGCAGCCTGCTGCTGCTGGGCGGGCTGGCCGCGCTGGCCCTGAACAAGGACGTCCGCCGCTCCCTAGTGGGCGGCACTCGGCACGCCTGGATCGATGCCCAGGACACCCTGGAAAGCACGGTCAAGCCCGCGCTCGCCGACGCCGCAGCGCAGGCCCAGCAGACCGCTCAGCTCGTGTCGCACGAGGCGCAGAAGTCGGCGCAGCTCCTGGCCCTGGAAGCCGCCAAGCGTGGATCAACCGTCCTAGAAGCCTGGAAGGAGGAGGGCGCGCCCCAGGCGCAGGCTTGGCTGGAAACGGCCCGCGAGGCAGCGGTAGAGCTGGCCTCCACCGCCCAGGAAAAAGCGGCTGAGTTGGCTGAAACCGCACAGAAACACGGAGGCGTGTTGGCCGAGGTAGCACAGGAGCGTGGCAGCGAACTGGCGGAATCCGTCCAGAAGCGCGGCAGCCAGCTGGCCGCCGTCGCTCAGGAACGCGCGGCCGAACTCTCGGCAGAGGCTCAGGCACGGGCTGCAGCAGCGCAGAGGGAAGCGAAAAAGCGGGCCGCCAGTCTGGAAAAAGACGCCCAGCAGATGTCGGACAAGCGCAGCAAGCAAGCCCAGGACGCTCTGAAGTCTGCTCGTAAAAATGCCAGCAACACGCTCGATGACGTTCAGAACAGCGGGTTGGGCCTGTTGAGCACCGTTCAGGACAGTGGAGTGGGCCTGCTCAGCAACCTCCAGGGCTGGATGCAGGACACCCTGATCGATACTGGCGACACGCTAGAAAACCGCCGTTGTACCGCCGAGAAGGCCCTGAGCCGCGCCCGCCGTCAGGCCGAGAAGGACCTGCGCGCAGGCGGTAAGAACTGGAACACCAAAAAACTGGAGAAAGCCGTGACCAAGAAAGTTTCGCCGTTGCAAAAAGAGCTGGATAAGGAACTCAAGACGCTGGAGAAGCAGGCCAGACTGGCCCGTAAGAGTGACAACAGCGGCGGAGGCCTGGGTGTGGGCATCATGACCCTGCTGCTGTTGGGTGGCGGCGCGGTGGTGCTGGCCCGCGTGCCCGCCGCCCGCAAGGCCATTCTGGACGCCGTGGGCATGGTCAGTCCCGAAGCAGCCGAGAACCTTCACCGCTTTAGCCGCAATGCCCGCAACGTGATTGGCTCGGCGTGGCTGGAGCAGATTGAGGAACCGGCGGCGACGCCCGCCCCCGGCGCGGCGGCGTCCACCCGCGCAGGTACAACCGGCGGAACCTGGGGCGCCTCCACCGAGCCAGGCGCTCCGGCCACCGCCCGCACACAAGCCGAGG
This sequence is a window from Deinococcus humi. Protein-coding genes within it:
- a CDS encoding alanine racemase, whose protein sequence is MAYLTLDRPKLQANFNFLENLLGGHHIDWGITTKLLCGHKLFLNEVIRLGRLELLDSRISNLRAIKELAPEAQTVYIKPPASALIEELVTWADVSFNTELETIRAISAEAVRQDRQHLIIIMIEMGDLREGVLREDIVEFYEQVFQLPNIKIIGIGTNLNCLNGVMPSEDKLIQLGLYKKIIELKNNVDIQWVSAGTTVTIPLLMAGGLPQAINHFRIGEALFFGQDLVAEDTFAGMHDDVLELHAQVIELAEKPTTPSGTLGKNPFGVTAESESSAGTSHRAILDVGYLDISPQYLEPVDGRLEVIGGSSDMLVLNVGDNEAGLKVGSYVTFRLKYMGALHLMNSTYIDKFVLDEAGEQIAELPQPELVGGG
- a CDS encoding GNAT family N-acetyltransferase, which codes for MTTQTLNINNHTLGSGAADSLSAEDGQRVAEFLHTHLDEYGDALEDIQACLAYARERGGSVTYAEEDGKILGAVITNRTGMSGFIPENILVYIAVHGKTRGRGLGQQLMETVLASVEGNVALHVEPHNPAKKLYERLGFTNKYLEMRLTR
- a CDS encoding DUF3293 domain-containing protein; this encodes MKGEQRTAFLAATYGTGSERFQLVTHPCVAALSWAAGTWVIVTAWNPGGQPQSEADNRRAEQKLLALLVSHPHLPAVNGEGEWAEPSVILPGLGLRLAADLAWRFGQAAVLFGVGQRVALVWLNRDGVRLERFWAQRSEH
- the truD gene encoding tRNA pseudouridine(13) synthase TruD, with protein sequence MSLVFGWAALRALTEDVGTGGRLRQEPQDFRVEEVGAYPLSGDGDHLYLHLEKTGHTTAHVLRELGTQLGVRDRDIGVAGLKDRHAVTTQWISVPAKYERRLSEFAVDGVRILDTTRHGNKLGMGHLRGNRFVVRVRDAAGGASAAESTLNTLSAQGVPNYFGPQRFGLGGLNAEEGLRVLRGESRLRDPRVRRFLVSSVQSAVFNTFLSLRLERGVFASLLAGDMAKKHDTGGVFLVEDAAVESPRAARGEVSATGTLFGKKTKPLTLDAGALEAEALAHFDLTPGVFASRRGDRRLTRVFPEEVSVTPQEDGYTLAFTLPKGSFATSVLREVMKTEVDSAEPIGAETDESGGEE
- a CDS encoding MogA/MoaB family molybdenum cofactor biosynthesis protein; the protein is MTDASQQPASQQHRAAAPRHVRVAVLTISDTRTPETDTSGQYLLAELKAAGHHVAQYRVVRDDAVEIRTALVQFVREATVVLTSGGTGLTGRDVTVPVVESMLTKAIPGFGELFRMLSYQQVGGAAMLSRALGGLCRGSAIFAMPGSLNAVRTAWEGILRDEIGHLAFEIERHGQPGVVTPAGSSLNGQVAPVSPEPSAVRSPTEGKESPEKGTQRSTVPAAPVSRLGRHKKEPPL
- a CDS encoding DUF721 domain-containing protein — protein: MAWDRYNRERYNRGRRLSGPRGLGELMGATLGTARIAKGIGRARAILAWPGAVGPEIARITRARTQQGSVLFVDVRDSAAAHHLSMQRHHFLKALNALLPDAPLSDIRFSVGSVREPVMAPAPPPLPAPDRARARELVREVGEDLRPAALRAAEAITRSRRWREEQGWRPCPVCGEASQEQPCRACCLTLEDPNVIRAARVLMAQPEQLSALPDTLGDSGANAARYLALQRLEGQLDLLALECVRSGQENGYREFLAQQAGMYLSLYLRRPRADLKRSDRALLPERARNVLSAGR
- the recF gene encoding DNA replication/repair protein RecF (All proteins in this family for which functions are known are DNA-binding proteins that assist the filamentation of RecA onto DNA for the initiation of recombination or recombinational repair.); the encoded protein is MNPVRLESLSTLNYRNLAPCTLCFGAGVTGVFGENGAGKTNLLEAIFLALTGQTDVGRLEQLVQSGEREAYVRADLESGGSLSVQEVGLGRGRRQLKVDGVRVRAGDLPRGSAVWIRPEDSELVFGSPSLRRAYLDSLLSRLSARYGQQLGRYERTVSQRNAALKGGEEWAMSVWDDALVKLGTEIIAFRRRALTRLSELATAANAALGSRKTLELTLLETTTPETYAADLAGRRAEELARGSTVSGPHRDDLVLTLGGFPASEYASRGEGRTVALALRRAELELLAERFGEQPILLIDDFSAELDPGRRAFLLELAAGVPQAIVTGTERPPGASAQFWAQSGRFTPVDVPPLTELEADDSAEDELAALPLEVR
- a CDS encoding DoxX family protein produces the protein MRRQPEYALALIRVAVGMVFAWHGFHKIFELGLGNVTAAYQLSGVPLPLLFAPLAAVLELVGGPLLALGLGARGLAGTLALITASVTLAPLLSGRLSLAALEVPLLLLVGSLAVMVGGPGSPALKDRSGAVRPPVRVAGRKRG
- a CDS encoding protease complex subunit PrcB family protein; the encoded protein is MKKSLLPVLLLSAGLFSACTMTGPSNLRVHEALLYGGAQERIVWVYGSLTGGAAGSLKLGGQTVELRSQIEDSVATPGSLSVAGKATYRQPTSTIAAPLNVTRRTNGSFDVVTPGGLSAVYYTDGQNWSKLSGLSGTVGSSAVNGLQGAGQLTSEEASVLSAALLGQGPLAVGVLADVPAADAPLAVEPRPTEYRRTALYVLPNVVTVAAGLPPSTGSLNPLPSSPAQVATGARVNFTELVSGTQSGVTEPTVTVAATPAEAASLYAQAYSRQTGAPTPPDPGNATLVGVFLGQRATGGYGVTITGASASGGTLTLVARLRAPQAGAITTQAITSPWTIVRVEGKYQNVRVVDEAGNPLR